Proteins encoded by one window of Moorella humiferrea:
- a CDS encoding FAD-dependent oxidoreductase: MYKLHHEYDVVVAGGGTAGSIAAIAAARTGAYTLLVEQYGDLGGMLNCGMGFKGVTDGEGYLALGGIGGELLARLKKEGAITDYSLDPLFGSITTHDPEMLRYLLLEMAVEAGVNFLFHAYISDVLVHDRTVKGLVVQTKSGREIIPSKVVIDATGDADVAALAGAEFIKGRPEDGKMQPMTRMFRVTNVDVEKLFAYLEANPDEMGVPEGWSGSRWTPEHMRKTPGFNFEGLTRIISRAREAGDYTIPRDRIGIDTMRGRNEVTINVTRIHGVDGTNSEDLSRAEVELQQQVIQAYRLLVKYVPGFEKAKLANAPYQVGVRETRHVIGEYILNKEDILTGRDFKDGIGRGAYPLDIHDPGANEVVLNQRVGGGGVTLWVIKKSYAIPYRCLVPKYTNGLLVAGRAISVTHEAAGSVRGQAVCMVTGHAAGTAAALATQKKVEPRNIAIDELQQLLLKQGVVLKRNQKIL, encoded by the coding sequence ATGTATAAGCTCCATCATGAATATGACGTCGTTGTAGCGGGTGGTGGTACGGCCGGGAGTATTGCAGCTATAGCTGCTGCCAGGACAGGGGCCTATACGTTACTGGTTGAACAATATGGAGATCTAGGAGGAATGCTAAACTGCGGCATGGGTTTTAAAGGAGTTACTGATGGTGAGGGTTATCTGGCACTTGGTGGCATAGGAGGTGAATTACTCGCAAGGCTTAAAAAAGAAGGAGCTATCACAGATTACAGCCTCGATCCCCTATTTGGTTCAATTACAACTCACGACCCTGAAATGTTACGTTATTTGCTTTTGGAAATGGCGGTAGAAGCTGGGGTTAACTTCCTGTTCCATGCCTATATTTCAGATGTACTAGTTCATGACCGCACGGTAAAAGGCCTTGTTGTACAGACAAAGTCCGGCCGCGAGATTATACCATCAAAGGTTGTAATTGATGCGACGGGGGATGCCGACGTTGCCGCTTTGGCTGGAGCTGAATTTATTAAAGGTCGCCCTGAAGACGGTAAAATGCAGCCCATGACGCGGATGTTCAGGGTTACAAATGTTGATGTTGAAAAGTTGTTTGCTTATCTGGAAGCCAACCCCGATGAAATGGGTGTTCCTGAAGGTTGGAGTGGGAGCCGCTGGACCCCAGAGCATATGCGTAAAACGCCAGGGTTTAATTTTGAGGGATTAACCAGGATAATTAGTCGGGCGCGTGAAGCAGGTGATTATACGATTCCCCGCGATCGCATAGGTATTGACACAATGAGAGGTCGCAATGAAGTCACTATCAATGTTACCAGAATACATGGTGTAGATGGTACTAATTCAGAGGATCTTTCCCGTGCGGAGGTAGAATTACAACAGCAAGTAATTCAAGCTTACCGACTTCTTGTTAAATATGTCCCCGGGTTTGAAAAAGCCAAACTTGCTAATGCTCCGTATCAGGTAGGTGTCAGGGAAACGAGGCATGTTATTGGTGAATATATCCTCAACAAGGAAGATATATTGACGGGAAGGGATTTTAAAGATGGAATTGGTCGCGGTGCCTACCCCTTGGATATTCATGATCCAGGCGCCAATGAGGTAGTGTTAAATCAAAGGGTAGGTGGTGGCGGTGTAACTTTATGGGTAATCAAAAAGTCCTACGCGATTCCCTACCGTTGTCTTGTACCAAAATATACTAATGGCCTTCTGGTAGCCGGAAGGGCTATATCTGTAACCCATGAGGCTGCTGGCTCGGTAAGAGGACAGGCAGTTTGCATGGTCACCGGACATGCTGCTGGTACTGCTGCTGCCCTAGCGACACAGAAAAAAGTTGAACCACGAAATATTGCAATTGATGAACTACAACAGCTCCTTTTAAAACAGGGAGTGGTACTTAAGCGTAATCAAAAAATTTTATAG
- a CDS encoding Bug family tripartite tricarboxylate transporter substrate binding protein: MKRKLVWVTFLLLLSIISLLIAGCGQKEGNNVNKGAVSEKYPTKPITLIVPFSAGGSSDMIARAMEKVSAKYLGQSLVVVNKPGGSATIGWNELASSKPDGYTIGITNISIVLQPLYGGTKYNYPQDLEPIAQAASIPVVLAVRADSPWKNVKEFIEYAKSHPGEIKYGHAGIGTSTHVAAEMFAKEAGIKIQQVPFQGGSEALTAFLGGHVQALFANPPEIKSYFNDGKIRILGVADEKRYPDFKDVPTFKEQGLNVVLSIWLGVGGPKGLPEDVKTKLAEGFKNIINDPEFKKVVTDQGMIVDYLSPQEFGAKWKSESERFAKLIKETGIGEQIASQKK, from the coding sequence ATGAAAAGAAAACTAGTTTGGGTTACATTTCTACTATTATTATCAATTATTTCCTTATTAATTGCAGGGTGTGGGCAAAAAGAAGGCAACAATGTTAATAAAGGTGCTGTTTCAGAAAAATACCCAACTAAACCTATTACCTTAATAGTACCGTTTTCTGCCGGTGGAAGTTCAGATATGATAGCCAGAGCAATGGAAAAAGTTTCTGCAAAGTATTTAGGACAGTCATTAGTAGTCGTAAATAAACCTGGTGGCTCAGCTACTATTGGATGGAATGAACTAGCTTCTTCTAAACCTGATGGCTATACCATAGGCATTACAAATATCAGTATTGTTTTACAGCCCCTTTATGGTGGAACGAAGTACAACTACCCACAAGATTTAGAACCTATTGCCCAGGCCGCTTCGATCCCAGTTGTATTAGCTGTAAGAGCTGATAGCCCGTGGAAAAATGTTAAGGAATTTATTGAGTATGCCAAAAGCCACCCTGGAGAAATAAAGTATGGCCATGCAGGAATTGGGACTTCAACGCATGTTGCTGCTGAGATGTTTGCAAAAGAAGCAGGGATTAAAATACAGCAAGTGCCTTTTCAGGGAGGTTCGGAAGCTCTTACTGCTTTTTTAGGAGGCCATGTACAAGCATTATTTGCAAATCCTCCAGAAATAAAATCATATTTTAACGACGGTAAAATAAGGATACTGGGAGTTGCTGATGAAAAAAGGTATCCAGACTTTAAGGATGTTCCTACTTTTAAAGAACAGGGATTAAATGTTGTGCTCTCAATTTGGCTGGGCGTAGGGGGACCCAAAGGCTTGCCAGAAGATGTTAAAACTAAGCTTGCGGAAGGATTTAAGAATATAATCAATGACCCGGAGTTTAAAAAGGTAGTAACTGACCAGGGTATGATCGTTGATTATTTAAGTCCTCAAGAATTTGGAGCCAAATGGAAATCCGAAAGCGAGCGTTTTGCAAAATTAATTAAAGAGACAGGTATAGGAGAACAGATAGCAAGTCAAAAGAAATAA
- a CDS encoding tripartite tricarboxylate transporter permease: MSTLSMIAHGFSVSLTIQNLIACIIGVIIGTLTGVLPGLGVTGAIALLLPLSYGMDATSALIMFAGIYYGAMYGGSTTSILVNLPGEAASVITAIDGHAMAKKGRAGAALAIAAIGSFVAGTLGLIGLTLFAPPLAKAALAFGPPEFFAIAILGLIILSNLTGTSVLKSILMVFVGIMLGTIGTDTIAGVNRFTFNIDELQRGIDFAVLAMGIFGIPEVISAITEPSQDAIIQKVRFRELYPNKEEIKRSLAPMFRGGVVGFLCGLIPGPSATISTFLSYALEKRWSKHPEEFGKGAVEGVAGPESANNAATSATMIPLLSLGLPFAPPSALLLTGFIIHGITPGPTLITQYPSIFWGLIASMYIGNILLLIINLPLVGVFASLLKTPIQILMPVITIITLTGAYAVNNSLFDLWLLILFGVTGYFMKKGGYEPAPLAIGLVLGPTLERGLTQGLIMGDGNLLYFFIRPISGTILVITLLILSFIVVRWLGITLKKRTAEVK; the protein is encoded by the coding sequence TTGTCGACTTTATCAATGATAGCCCATGGATTCAGTGTTAGCTTGACTATCCAAAATCTCATAGCATGTATAATTGGTGTAATTATTGGCACCTTGACAGGAGTTCTTCCCGGTCTGGGAGTTACGGGTGCAATAGCTTTACTTTTGCCTCTTAGTTATGGTATGGATGCAACGTCTGCCTTAATCATGTTTGCAGGTATTTATTATGGAGCTATGTATGGAGGATCGACCACTTCTATTCTCGTTAATTTACCTGGAGAAGCAGCTTCGGTTATTACTGCTATCGATGGACATGCCATGGCGAAAAAAGGCCGGGCGGGAGCAGCTTTGGCTATTGCTGCGATTGGTTCCTTTGTGGCAGGGACTTTAGGGCTCATTGGCTTAACCCTTTTTGCCCCTCCACTAGCTAAAGCAGCTCTGGCTTTCGGACCACCTGAATTTTTTGCTATAGCAATATTAGGGCTAATAATACTTAGTAATTTAACTGGAACATCGGTTTTAAAATCTATTTTAATGGTGTTCGTAGGGATAATGCTAGGAACAATCGGGACAGATACAATTGCCGGGGTTAATCGATTTACTTTCAATATAGACGAATTACAAAGAGGAATAGACTTTGCTGTTTTAGCAATGGGCATTTTTGGAATACCGGAAGTTATTTCTGCAATTACTGAGCCATCTCAGGACGCCATCATTCAGAAAGTGAGATTTCGGGAGCTTTATCCAAATAAAGAAGAAATAAAACGCTCATTAGCTCCAATGTTCCGTGGGGGAGTAGTTGGCTTTCTTTGCGGTTTAATACCCGGACCATCAGCCACTATCTCTACCTTTCTGTCCTATGCTTTAGAAAAAAGATGGAGCAAACACCCTGAAGAATTTGGAAAAGGTGCTGTGGAAGGTGTAGCGGGACCGGAGTCTGCTAATAATGCAGCCACATCGGCTACAATGATCCCTCTTCTATCATTAGGTTTACCCTTTGCTCCTCCTTCAGCGCTATTACTGACAGGTTTTATAATTCATGGTATCACTCCAGGACCAACATTAATAACCCAATATCCATCTATATTTTGGGGTCTAATAGCAAGTATGTATATTGGCAATATCTTATTATTAATTATTAATCTGCCGTTAGTAGGTGTTTTTGCCTCACTCTTAAAGACGCCAATTCAAATATTGATGCCTGTCATTACTATAATAACTTTAACTGGTGCTTATGCTGTTAATAATAGTCTTTTTGATTTATGGCTGTTAATCCTGTTTGGAGTAACAGGATATTTTATGAAAAAAGGAGGGTATGAACCTGCACCTTTAGCAATAGGACTTGTTTTGGGACCTACTTTAGAAAGGGGGTTGACACAAGGACTAATCATGGGAGATGGTAATTTATTGTACTTCTTTATACGACCTATATCCGGTACAATTCTTGTCATCACTTTATTGATCTTGAGTTTCATTGTCGTTAGATGGCTAGGAATAACATTAAAAAAGAGAACTGCGGAGGTGAAATAA
- a CDS encoding tripartite tricarboxylate transporter TctB family protein, with translation MVDTIFTMVILVLSIIYLFMTRDLKIGTLTHPGSGFLPLIAGSGAAITSFIILVSRLKENLARKDTHIDINWKKFGAFFAGLIIYVFALKILGYEIATFAIMLYLFKVCGVKGWVAPVVIALGISFGFYYIFSTLLGVTLP, from the coding sequence TTGGTAGACACAATATTTACGATGGTAATTTTAGTGCTTAGTATAATTTATTTGTTTATGACTAGGGATTTAAAGATAGGCACATTAACCCACCCGGGGTCAGGCTTTTTACCGCTTATTGCGGGTAGTGGTGCTGCAATAACATCTTTTATTATCCTGGTATCTAGACTTAAAGAAAACCTTGCAAGAAAAGACACACATATTGACATAAATTGGAAAAAATTTGGTGCCTTTTTTGCCGGTTTAATTATTTATGTATTTGCTTTAAAGATTTTAGGTTATGAGATTGCGACATTTGCCATAATGCTGTACTTGTTTAAAGTATGCGGTGTGAAGGGATGGGTTGCACCAGTAGTTATTGCCCTGGGAATTTCTTTTGGGTTCTATTACATTTTCTCAACTTTATTAGGTGTTACTTTACCTTGA